A stretch of the Acyrthosiphon pisum isolate AL4f chromosome A2, pea_aphid_22Mar2018_4r6ur, whole genome shotgun sequence genome encodes the following:
- the LOC100167265 gene encoding fibroblast growth factor 1 isoform X3: protein MDQEEEISQTSTCDVAASKRRVIKHYGRRMKLNCRHGYNILILQNGEVSSSDDDIDSNCIMEFTSMSPGHVRIRGVEANLFLAMNKDGLLYGEADPNNNSTIFIEQPEGPYSAYLSLKYQRKKWYVAIKKNGKIKLGPTTKRGQHATHFLTIVV, encoded by the exons ATGGATCAAGAAGAAGAAATATCTCAAACATCAACATGTGATGTTGCAGCATCCAAGag ACGTGTGATCAAACATTATGGCCGCAGGATGAAATTGAACTGCAGACatgggtataatattttaatactgcaAAATGGAGAAGTATCCAGTTCTGATGATGACATAGACAGCAATTGTATAATGGAATTCACATCAATGTCTCCTGGTCATGTTCGTATTAGAGGAGTTGAAGCAAATTTGTTTTTGGCTATGAATAAAGATGGACTTCTTTATGGAGAA gCTGAtcctaataataattcaacaattttCATCGAACAACCAGAAGGTCCTTACAGTGCATACCTATCTTTGAAATATCAACGAAAAAAATGGTATgtggctataaaaaaaaatggcaaaataaaattaggtccAACAACTAAAAGAGGACAACATGctacacattttttaacaattgttgtatag
- the LOC100165241 gene encoding SH3 domain-containing protein 19, translated as MANWTAFTSDSSPKVPNRPAPPPPKVNKPLTQSRLAKVLSLKQSKSLNGFQQPVKKKPPPRPPPPKFAQAPKSQGKAGLSSLIGFKTKHTVPTPSWVAKPNEIPKSSSTSQMVGCLIDFGSPQTSPTSTHKSSSDGNSVDSFNSDFGPWKGSQAESSGFEDDFDLLCSNADMDYFKNRFSIENSLPPPTLPPPMLPPDALNVLLNGPKLPPRPNEMQTQLSKSQSKCIAQFDYMSGHVDDLAFKKGDEIFITRCVNDEWLEGTLNERTGMFPISYVEVTEPLPKESPTNQEIRKVIAVFAFKPECWEDLTIQEGDQIQVLRRIDENWLYGECNGSKGQFPSNFVTELPDDL; from the exons ATGGCCAATTGGACTGCTTTCACTTCCGACAGCT CACCCAAGGTCCCAAATCGTCCCGCTCCCCCGCCACCCAAAGTCAACAAGCCTTT aaCTCAATCGAGATTAGCAAAAGTACTATCATTGAAACAGTCAAAATCACTCAATGGTTTTCAACAACCTGTAAAGAAGAAACCTCCACCTAGACCACCTCCCCCTAAATTTGCACAAGCACCTAAAAGTCaa GGAAAAGCTGGTTTGTCATCTTTAATTGGATTTAAAACCAAGCATACGGTTCCAACACCCTCTTGGGTTGCAAAACCCAATGAAATACCTAAGTCTTCAAGTACTTCTCAGATGGTGGGTTGTCTTATAGACTTTGGTTCACCTCAAACATCTCCTACGTCTACTCataa gtctAGTAGTGATGGAAATAGTGTTGATAGCTTTAACAGTGATTTTGGGCCATGGAAAGGTTCTCAAGCTGAAAGCAGTGGTTTTGAAgatgattttgatttattatgttcaaatgCAGATATGGATTATTTCAAAAACCgcttttcaattgaaaattcaTTACCACCACCTACGTTACCTCCCCCAATGTTACCACCAGATGccctaaatgtattattaaatggtCCTAAATTACCTCCAAGGCCAAATGAGATG cAAACTCAGCTATCAAAATCACAATCTAAGTGTATTGCTCAATTTGATTACATGTCTGGTCATGTAGATGATCTGGCCTTTAAG AAAGGAGATGAAATTTTCATAACACGATGTGTTAACGATGAATGGTTAGAAGGTACATTAAATGAGCGCACTGGAATGTTTCCCATTAGTTACGTTGAAGTAACTGAACCATTACCCAAGGAATCTCCAACCAATCAAGAAATCCGCAAAGTAATAGCTGTGTTTGCATTTAAACCAGAATGCTGGGAAGATCTAACTatacaa GAAGGCGATCAAATTCAAGTATTAAGAAGAATCGATGAAAATTGGTTATACGGGGAATGTAATGGATCTAAAGGTCAGTTTCCATCAAATTTTGTCACTGAACTACCTGATGATTTATAA
- the LOC103309536 gene encoding renalase, which produces MKVLLIGCGLTSTITAYLLRTRIPNIHLTLWDKARGPGGRTSVRRGPNGTFVDLGAQFISTDASTLSKYSDIYEPLISSKTLTPMNCKIKGIANSHHKQHFIAPNGANSLVKYFLNCANIDCTKFEKRVCAITPTGKVTCICGNEESFDLIVITAPAPQILQMDCPMSQTVRSELEKVIYSTRFTYNMFYENPVLETEWDVQFMDDETFRYVSIENRKREQYNSPDCVVFHTTKEFGQKHIKETTESMFQILNDKANKLFPDWPLPASSNVHKWLYSQVTTPYNNNPGCVLLNESIPILAGGDSFTQSTFNGCVESALKICEAVENLRS; this is translated from the coding sequence atgaaagTACTTTTAATTGGCTGTGGATTAACTTCTACAATAACTGCCTACTTGTTACGTACTCGTATACCAAATATCCATTTGACATTATGGGACAAAGCCAGAGGCCCCGGTGGCCGCACTTCAGTCCGTCGAGGTCCCAACGGTACATTTGTCGACCTTGGTGCTCAATTCATTTCCACTGATGCATCAACATTATCAAAGTACTCAGATATATACGAACCATTAATTTCCTCAAAAACGTTAACACCTATGAATTGCAAAATCAAAGGGATAGCAAATTCTCACCACAAGCAACACTTTATTGCACCAAACGGTGCTAACTCATtagtaaaatactttttgaactGTGCTAATATAGATTgtacaaaatttgaaaagaGAGTTTGTGCAATTACACCTACAGGTAAAGTGACATGTATTTGTGGAAATGAAGAGTCGTttgatttaatagttataacagCACCAGCACCACAAATTCTTCAAATGGATTGCCCTATGTCTCAAACGGTTCGCAGTGAACTTGAAAAAGTTATTTACAGCACACgttttacgtataatatgttttatgaaaatCCAGTACTAGAAACAGAATGGGACGTACAATTTATGGATGATGAAACATTCAGATATGTttctatagaaaatagaaaacgAGAACAATATAATTCACCAGATTGTGTTGTTTTCCATACAACCAAGGAATTTGGACAAAAACATATAAAAGAAACCACTGAGAGtatgtttcaaatattaaatgataaagcaaacaaattatttccaGACTGGCCATTACCTGCATCAAGCAATGTTCATAAATGGTTATATTCACAAGTCACAACTCCTTATAATAACAATCCTGGATGTGTCTTACTAAATGAATCCATTCCAATTTTAGCTGGTGGAGATAGTTTCACCCAGTCAACATTCAATGGTTGTGTAGAATCGGCACTTAAAATTTGTGAGGCTGTAGAAAATTTAAGGTcataa
- the LOC100167265 gene encoding fibroblast growth factor 1 isoform X1, giving the protein MDQEEEISQTSTCDVAASKSLNCVIYVSHLLDNEHVQKNQKSVIVDRRVIKHYGRRMKLNCRHGYNILILQNGEVSSSDDDIDSNCIMEFTSMSPGHVRIRGVEANLFLAMNKDGLLYGEADPNNNSTIFIEQPEGPYSAYLSLKYQRKKWYVAIKKNGKIKLGPTTKRGQHATHFLTIVV; this is encoded by the exons ATGGATCAAGAAGAAGAAATATCTCAAACATCAACATGTGATGTTGCAGCATCCAAGag ttTGAATTGTGTGATTTATGTTAGTCACTTGTTGGATAATGAACATGTTCAAAAGAATCAAAAATCTGTAATTGTCGACAGACGTGTGATCAAACATTATGGCCGCAGGATGAAATTGAACTGCAGACatgggtataatattttaatactgcaAAATGGAGAAGTATCCAGTTCTGATGATGACATAGACAGCAATTGTATAATGGAATTCACATCAATGTCTCCTGGTCATGTTCGTATTAGAGGAGTTGAAGCAAATTTGTTTTTGGCTATGAATAAAGATGGACTTCTTTATGGAGAA gCTGAtcctaataataattcaacaattttCATCGAACAACCAGAAGGTCCTTACAGTGCATACCTATCTTTGAAATATCAACGAAAAAAATGGTATgtggctataaaaaaaaatggcaaaataaaattaggtccAACAACTAAAAGAGGACAACATGctacacattttttaacaattgttgtatag
- the LOC100167265 gene encoding fibroblast growth factor 1 isoform X2, producing MDQEEEISQTSTCDVAASKSHLLDNEHVQKNQKSVIVDRRVIKHYGRRMKLNCRHGYNILILQNGEVSSSDDDIDSNCIMEFTSMSPGHVRIRGVEANLFLAMNKDGLLYGEADPNNNSTIFIEQPEGPYSAYLSLKYQRKKWYVAIKKNGKIKLGPTTKRGQHATHFLTIVV from the exons ATGGATCAAGAAGAAGAAATATCTCAAACATCAACATGTGATGTTGCAGCATCCAAGag TCACTTGTTGGATAATGAACATGTTCAAAAGAATCAAAAATCTGTAATTGTCGACAGACGTGTGATCAAACATTATGGCCGCAGGATGAAATTGAACTGCAGACatgggtataatattttaatactgcaAAATGGAGAAGTATCCAGTTCTGATGATGACATAGACAGCAATTGTATAATGGAATTCACATCAATGTCTCCTGGTCATGTTCGTATTAGAGGAGTTGAAGCAAATTTGTTTTTGGCTATGAATAAAGATGGACTTCTTTATGGAGAA gCTGAtcctaataataattcaacaattttCATCGAACAACCAGAAGGTCCTTACAGTGCATACCTATCTTTGAAATATCAACGAAAAAAATGGTATgtggctataaaaaaaaatggcaaaataaaattaggtccAACAACTAAAAGAGGACAACATGctacacattttttaacaattgttgtatag
- the LOC100168630 gene encoding cysteine-rich hydrophobic domain-containing protein 2, with the protein MAVFDDIQQYDEEIACTSMDEAYLMHVQDPIIIRGIGNLTVFGLSSRFQSEFPSALVSRVAPEEFEETMARINSVLKKSLPMNAKWLFCGCMCCCCTLGCSLWPVICLSKRTQHSLNKLLDWENNHLYNKIGLHWRLNKQRVDTSSITEYVLLVEFIPKIPIYKPD; encoded by the exons ATGGCTGTATTCGACGACATACAGCAGTATGATGAGGAGATTGCATGCACGTCTATGGATGAAGCATATCTAATGCATGTTCAAGACCCGATAATAATTAGAGGAATTGGCAATCTCACTGT ttttggaCTGAGTAGCAGATTCCAATCAGAATTTCCAAGTGCACTTGTATCACGTGTAGCCCCTGAAGAATTTGAAGAGACAATGGCGCGAATCAATTCTGTTTTAAAGAAAAGTTTACCAATGAATGCTAAATGGTTGTTTTGTGGATGTATGTGTTGCTGCTGTACTCTTGGTTGTTCACTTTGGCCTGTTATTTGCCTCAGCAAACGG aCTCAGCATAGTTTGAACAAATTACTCGATTGGGAAAATAATcatctttataataaaattggtttGCATTGGAGATTAAATAAACAAAGAGTAGATACTTCTTCTATTACGGAATAT GTACTTTTGGTGGAGTTTATTCCaaaaataccaatttataaACCAGATTAG
- the LOC100159744 gene encoding short coiled-coil protein A: MEEDRDKSPEDSIPLADDDPQAIIHDDQDISQCSDVIVRNQSMDSLQSSFTNGSNSPSRNSLDRDMSPDELEEKARLITQVLELQNTLDDLSQRVDSVKEENLKLRSENQVLGQYIENLMSASSVFQTTSPRVKKK, from the exons ATGGAAGAAGACAGAGACAAGTCGCCGGAAGACAGTATCCCTTTGGCAGATGATGACCCTCaag CCATTATCCATGATGATCAGGACATATCTCAATGTTCCGATGTCATTGTGCGCAATCAAAGTATGGATTCATTACAGTCGTCGTTTACAAATGGAAGTAATAGTCCAAGCAGAAACA GTTTAGATCGTGATATGAGTCCTGATGAATTAGAAGAAAAAGCCAGGCTTATTACACAAGTTTTAGAACTACAAAACACATTAGATG atttatctCAACGTGTGGATAGTGTAAAAGAAGAAAATTTGAAACTACGATCTGAAAATCAAGTTCTTGGCCAATATATTGAAAATCTTATGTCTGCATCTAGTGTATTTCAGACTACTTCTCCAAGAGTGaaaaagaaatga
- the Rpl18a gene encoding ribosomal protein L18A — MKAKGDLKEYEVIGRKLPTEKEKTTPLYKMRIFAPDRIVAKSRFWYFLRQLKKFKKSTGEIVSLKQVTDKSPTKIKNFGVWLRYDSRSGTHNMYREYRDTTVASAVTKCYRDMGARHRARAHAIQIIKVEVVKAKNTRRPHVKQFHDSNIRFPLPHRVEGKRRRYNTFSIRRPTTSFL; from the exons atgaaagCCAAGGGAGAT TTGAAAGAATATGAGGTCATCGGACGCAAATTGCCGACCGAAAAAGAGAAGACTACACCTTTATATAAGATGAGGATTTTCGCTCCAGATCGCATTGTTGCCAAATCTAGATTTTGGTATTTCTTAAGACAACTCAAGAAGTTCAAAAAAAGCACAGGAGAAATTGTGTCTTTGAAACAA gttacCGATAAATCACCAACAAAAATTAAGAACTTCGGAGTGTGGCTACGTTATGATTCAAGATCAGGTACACACAACATGTACCGTGAATACAGAGACACCACTGTTGCAAGTGCTGTGACTAAATGCTACAGAGATATGGGCGCTAGACATAGAGCCAGGGCTCATGCTATCCAG ATCATTAAAGTTGAAGTTGTGAAGGCTAAGAACACCAGAAGACCACATGTGAAACAATTCCACGACAGTAACATTCGTTTCCCTCTGCCTCACCGTGTTGAAGGAAAACGTCGTCGTTATAACACATTCTCTATCAGACGCCCAACAACCAGTTTCTTGtaa
- the Zc3h15 gene encoding zinc finger CCCH domain-containing protein 15, with the protein MPPKPKAQGTSKKADAKKKERVIEDKTFGLKNKKGAKQQRFIQQVEKQVKSGGLVRKVDDKKKDDKTKDELGLIFKPVQKVEKGADPKSVLCAFFKQGQCAKGSKCKFSHDLATEKKAEKRSMYVDLRDGEENDTMENWDEDKLKEVVNKKHGETDKKHPSTDIICMFFLEAVEKSKYGWFWSCPNGTSCIYRHALPPGFVLKKDKKKDDKKDEIQLEDLIERERAALNSVKFTRVTLESFLAWKKRKVREKKDAIIKDEEKKRTDYKAGRQIGLSGREMFSFNPEMAIGDSMDDGEEAFDAYIRDEDEDVDGNVKVREIQLETLELEASEVDDTGTRLPQDRFNESDVATIPINENLFVDEDLDDLDDDLDELNIDDDDDSKN; encoded by the exons atgccTCCTAAGCCGAAAGCTCAGGGAACTAGTAAAAAAGCCGATGCTAAGAAAAAAGAAAGAGTTATTGAA GATAAAACTTTtggtctaaaaaataaaaaaggagcCAAACAACAAAGATTTATTCAACAAGTTGAGAAACAAGTTAAATCTGGTGGATTGGTGCGTAAAGTAGATGACAAGAAAAAAGATGATAAGACTAAAGATGAATTGGGATTGATATTTAAACCAgttcaaaaagttgaaaaag GTGCCGATCCAAAATCCGTACTATGTGCATTTTTCAAACAAGGTCAATGTGCTAAAGggtcaaaatgtaaattttctcATGATTTGGCTACCGAAAAGAAAGCTGAAAAAAGAAGTATGTATGTGGATCTACGAGATGGTGAAGAAAATGATACTATGGAAAACTGGGATGAAGACAAACTTAAAGAagtagtaaataaaaaacacgGAGAAACCGATAAAAAACATCCATCTACTGATATT atttgcatgttttttttggaAGCGgttgaaaaaagtaaatatgGATGGTTCTGGTCATGTCCAAATGGTACCTCTTGTATTTATAGACATGCATTGCCCCCTGGATTTGTTCTTAAAAAa GACAAGAAAAAAGATGACAAAAAGGATGAAATTCAATTAGAAGATTTAATAGAGAGAGAAAGAGCTGCATTGAATTCTGTTAAATTTACTAGAGTGACTTTAGAAAGCTTTTTAGCTTGGAAAAAACGTAAAGTTAGAGAAAAGAAAGATGCGATAATTAAAGATGAAGAAAAGAAACGAACAGACTATAAAGCTGGAAGACAAATTGgg cttTCTGGTCGTGAAATGTTCTCGTTCAATCCCGAGATGGCAATTGGTGATTCAATGGATGATGGAGAAGAAGCATTTGATGCTTATATACGTGATGAAGATGAAGACGTAGATGGAAATGTAAAA gttaGAGAAATTCAATTAGAAACATTAGAATTGGAAGCAAGTGAAGTAGATGATACTGGTACCCGGTTACCTCAGGATCGATTTAATGAATCTGATGTAGCTACGATCCCAATCAATGAAAACCTTTTTGTGGATGAAGATCTGGATGATCTGGATGATGATTTAGATGAATTAAATatagatgatgatgatgattctaaaaattag